From Macrobrachium rosenbergii isolate ZJJX-2024 chromosome 55, ASM4041242v1, whole genome shotgun sequence, a single genomic window includes:
- the LOC136835459 gene encoding uncharacterized protein has protein sequence MLPSTSSPVESASTPASLTETLGCSADYLGSKNLVHMADVQKENFQIPAKANFGMCGTQETQGERGDDVMPPPDICNDKGLLHCDASQQRPSSRSSDEAAEDAIAQAVCDTKFVTNLSQIEGVCEDSVDEEELGAWGIAASVPTTEPQDSMNEMLRESAAVSSTSCLPDLCDTTRGVHSKMVVDSDMAECNVASSISEEVDMMNHDDASCVGDSVVSEEQSGLCNNDRIDLSGGDADGVGSSADDGTGSRSASQEMADANIPESAAPLGVNIDDSETQETGDGGCLPMSRDLTSDNSVGYATECVGPIEDYLIHDNQQISLVACGITRCDPSVQQDVEMTDVLEEDNCTGVDLIRHNLHHSSHPMFLKWPCVFYITEEQLTNFSVDSHGRHIGSEAAPMFFPSPSVSRPASQLTEEEQVKIAKRMGLITHLPCGIYDGSKKSGECVICMIDFTVGDRVRYLPCMHTYHTECIDDWLMRSFTCPSCLEPVDAALLNTYGTS, from the exons ATGTTGCCATCAACCTCATCTCCAGTGGAGTCTGCATCTACTCCTGCATCCCTAACTGAAACCTTAGGCTGCTCAGCAGATTATTTGGGATCCAAGAATTTGGTCCATATGGCAGATGTGCAAAAGGAAAACTTCCAGATTCCGGCCAAAGCTAATTTTGGAATGTGTGGTACACAGGAAACGCAAGGGGAGAGGGGTGATGATGTAATGCCGCCTCCAGATATATGTAACGACAAGGGCTTGCTGCACTGTGATGCCTCTCAGCAGAGACCAAGCAGCAGGTCCAGTGATGAAGCTGCAGAAGATGCCATAGCTCAAGCTGTCTGTGATACAAAATTTGTTACAAATCTGTCACAAATTGAAGGTGTTTGTGAGGACTCAGTAGATGAAGAAGAATTAGGGGCATGGGGCATAGCTGCTTCTGTCCCAACAACCGAACCTCAAGACAGTATGAATGAAATGCTGAGAGAAAGTGCTGCTGTCAGCAGCACTTCTTGTTTACCTGACCTTTGTGATACAACTAGAGGGGTCCACAGTAAAATGGTTGTGGACAGTGATATGGCAGAGTGTAATGTTGCTTCTTCTATCAGTGAGGAGGTTGACATGATGAATCATGATGATGCCAGTTGTGTTGGAGATTCTGTAGTGAGTGAAGAACAATCTGGTTTATGTAATAATGACAGAATTGACCTTAGTGGGGGAGATGCAGATGGTGTAGGTTCAAGTGCTGACGATGGCACAGGCAGCAGGTCAGCAAGTCAGGAAATGGCTGATGCTAACATTCCAGAAAGTGCTGCGCCACTTGGAGTAAATATTGACGATAGTGAAACCCAAGAGACAGGTGACGGTGGTTGTTTACCAATGTCCAGAGACCTAACCTCAGACAATTCAGTCGGTTATGCAACAGAATGTGTGGGACCCATAGAAGACTACCTCATCCATGATAACCAACAAATATCTCTAGTGGCATGTGGTATAACGCGTTGTGATCCAAGTGTGCAGCAGGATGTGGAAATGACTGATGTTTTAGAAGAGGATAATTGTACAGGTGTTGACCTGATACGCCATAATCTTCACCACTCCAGTCACCCTATGTTTCTCAAGTGGCCATGCGTGTTCTACATAACAGAGGAACAGCTGACCAACTTCTCCGTAGATTCTCATGGAAGACATATTGGATCT GAGGCAGCCCCTATGTTTTTTCCTTCTCCATCTGTCAGTCGTCCAGCATCTCAATTAACAGAGGAGGAGCAGGTGAAGATTGCAAAGCGCATGGGCCTTATAACACATTTGCCATGTGGTATATATGATGGTTCTAAAAAGAGTGGAGA GTGTGTAATATGTATGATAGATTTCACAGTTGGTGATAGGGTGAGGTATTTACCTTGTATGCATACTTATCACACGGAGTGTATTGATGACtggctgatgagaagcttcactTGCCCTTCGTGTCTGGAACCTGTAGATGCAGCTCTTCTTaatacatatggaacaagttaG